A stretch of DNA from Molothrus ater isolate BHLD 08-10-18 breed brown headed cowbird chromosome Z, BPBGC_Mater_1.1, whole genome shotgun sequence:
GGGCCGAGCCGAACTGCACCGAACCACAGCGAGCCACACCGAGCCCAACCGAACCCAGCTGAACAGGACAGAACCGACTTGAACGGACACCGAGCCGAGCGGAACTGAACTGAACTGAACTGAACTGAACTGAACTGAGCCGAGCCGAGCCAAACTGGGCCCAGCGAGCCCAACCAAGCCGAACCGTACCCAGCCGAACTGAGCCGAGCTGAACTGAGCCAAACTGAGTcgaaccaaaccaaactaaactgaatggaaaatgcaaaccccctccctctgaattgttatgattttgaaaataaggggctctcaggcaaagatatgggagtaggaataacagttctgtactaggaaaatcaaaaatacacaaaaacaaaccactgccagagtgagagcagtccctgtcccctgtgtgtcagggggtggcacagccccatcccatgggggctcagccctcctgcagtgccagctgtggctctgctggagcagggatcctgcacaaggggggagttttcctctgcagctccagggctgctggagatgggcctgggctccctctggcaatgcagggcagcagaagctgctcctctggcaatgcactgggcaaaggctgctgggctgtcccaaagctcagattggatccaggtaggaatgcttggctcctcccctgggcggagcatctccccatgggatgatgggattggatcagccctgcagggacactcagtggccatggacaggagataattaataatgaatggcccatgaacagcagagatctcctggagggaggattggctgtgggagagataaagaaaactgccccatgaacagcagagaactgccccagctctgacagatgggaataGAGCACACGCATCTCTTACAATATAGGGCAGGGTGTGGAtgggggctgtgccccaggaatGAGCCCTCCATGGGgacagcccctccagccccagcacccttTGTTCTCCTAAAGACAATTAGCACCAGTTTTTTTCCGAAACTACCCAGGGAAGGTCAGGATTCCTCCTCCCCACAAAAGCCACAGCTTTAGTGGACGGTGAATATTTCTCCTTAAGTTTCTATAAACATAACTGACataatattttcataaacacattaaatatcaatgtgttttttaaacagAGTGTCCTAAGAGTGTGGGAGCTGCTACTAAAACCTGATTGGGAAGGAGGAGTGTGGAGAGGCCTCCCTGGTCTGCTCCCGTGCTGGAGGGTGCAGGACAGGTGCCCTGAGGATGGACCTGTCACAGCCCCAGGCCTcgagccccagggcaggaccagCCCCTCCTCTGGTGTTGGATAATGCctttttctgacccagagatggggcagctgaGAGGTGTTTTCAAAACtcttattccattttcagtctcatttgaagggtgagacaatacagatgttgtAATTCACtccatcacaatcagaagccaactatttcctaattacaatacatTATAAGAGTTTCTTGGCCTGTCAGCTTTGGCCACACCATGCTGTAGATGCCTTAAAGCCAATTATCTAAAACTACCCCTCGTGGGTGTCACTACAgtgcatctttcacagttctgtTTCTCCACAGTATCCAGCCTTATTTGCAAGGCCGCCCTTTGTAGCTTGTTTCTAGCTCCAGttctctctcagcaatgtcTGTCCATtcattccatggcatttctaagcCAGCATTTCTTGTCTCAAAGTTTGCATATACGTGCACACTGTGTGAGCCTTCTGTCAGGCTTTGAGAACactacaaatccatttcccacactcTGGGGTCTGTTACATGCTGGGAGTGCCGCTGTGACCTCTGTCTGATCCCCAAAATGCTCCTTCTGTCCCCTACAGACAAACTCAGTGTCCTTCAAAATATTCTTTGTCCCCTGCATGTTCCCCCAGGTCTTACCCCAGAATTTTCTCTACCTGTCTACTGCTGACCACTTTTGCCTCAAAATTGCCAGCTCAGTCTTGGGTCTGCCTCATTCCTGGGGCCTTGAccctggtcaccacagagacCTGCCCCAGTCACAGGGAGAGGGGCCACCGGAGCACGGTGTGGGGCCAGGAGGAGCCCCAGAGTGTGCGGGGGTGGTGGGGCCTGCTTGGAGCCCCAGCTGTTCATGGACAAACAGGGCAAGAGCACAGAGTGGGACATTAAAGCTCGGGGCTTTCTCAGCAGAGCCCTCTGGGGAGTGTGAAATGTGCTCCTGAGGCTGCCTCAGGCTAACACGGGTGCTCTGCTAGGAAACtatgaaaaatgtgtattttctgattggctttttgcaagtATTACAGTGAATATTATCTGTGTTCTGtcagaaagttatgctgtatgAATTCTCTTAAGTgatgtgttaaatatagtttttagttataacaaaatgttaaaatagaaactttgctatgtaggatactttttctAAAGTAAGGACTGGCACTGAGatggcagccacaggacacctgaatctttcagagaaagagaatttattgctccattatcagaacaaacgaacttcttcctgcctcacaATGGGGTCAGCattcagaggaagcagctgacactgcccagacagaatcctgtgtttgaatggaattgatgcatcatggatgaggtgtatgaatgtGCAACAGGCTGGtgttttaagggttaatcctctgttaatgtgggtcctttttgggcttattttgcccagaaaaggtgcctggactgtccataactctttgtttctattgtctcatattgtcctaatcctaattgtccaaattattattactctaattgtattactatttctataaccattttattattattaaactattaaaactttaaaagcaagtgattggcattttcaaagaaacaaaagatgaGTCAGTGTTGCAGCTAACCTCGTGAGCGGGACACAGCCCCCTGCCTCATGGAACCCCCATCCTGCAGAGACACcacagcacctccagccccatGCCATGAGCTGGAAGGAGTTTGCAGTGAGTGCAGCCTCCTCAGTGCCAGCCAGGTGTGCCGGAAGGGGTTTCCAGCCAGTCAGATgtgttgtatttgcagggaatgcccgacaaaggcaggaatgatgactctgactccatgttctcagaaggctaatttattactttattatactatattaaattaaacaatactatgctatactaaagaatacagaaggGATACTTACAGgaggctaaaaagataataatgaaaactcgtgactctcgccagagtcctgacacagcttggccctgattggccaaagagtgagaacaactcacagcagaatccaatggaacaatcacctgtgggtaaacaatctccaaacacattccacatgagcacaacacaggagaagcaaatgagataatattgttttccttttctctgaggcttcccagcttcccaggagaaaaaccctgggcaaagggatttttttcagagaatgtgaatgccagtcatgtgtgtgctgggctgtcGGCgatggggagaggcagggacacTGATGATGATCAGAATCCCATTTTACTGTGGGACACAAACGTTTCAGCCCCCATAGCTGCTGGTAAAGCCCAGGTAAGGGAGCACAAAGGGCCTTGCATGGCACCCACAGGTGTTTGATTGATTCAGCCGTGCAGGGAGGTGAGCAGGCCCCAGGCACACCCACATGCGGGGTCCAGGTgtgtctgtccccagggcccGGGGTCACCCTGGTCTCAGGGCAGTGCAGAGATCAGGGAttggggagggagcagctcaggggcacagggacagacacagggacagacacagggacagggcaaggAGCCACTGGGGTCTGACAGCTTTTGGGGGAGCTGcttctgtccccagcccaggggatgcCCCCAGGGTCTCCACATACCAACACTTACATGCTGTCTTAGGGAGACCAGCAGGGTGTACTGCAGTGAGTGGGTTACAATCACAGACTCAAACTTATGCGTACAACAACATCCTGGCTTGCAGAGTTCGATgggattttcttcttccagtaaACCTGCTTGATTGAATCTTCTTGCAATCCAGGTCTAAATTTCAaacttcttttgcttttgacaAGGtatcctgttatcaaatctcttatgttaACCAGGTGCAGAGTGCCTCATctgtcctgtgtcccccagcacccagcactgggcCTGCCTGGACACCCTggtgtgccctggggctgggttccctctctgctctcagggTGAGGGTGATGCTGATCATCTCTGGAGCCTGTggatgctgctggcactgctgaccCTGACAAGGGCTTTCCATCTCCTGCCCTGactgcagccaggacagctggtCACAGCTGGGCCAGCTCTGGTTTATATCCCCTCCCTTTACGTTTCTCCATTTCAGATACTGAGCATGACACCACAGAGTGGGGATGCGGATTTCCAGATCTgtctgggggctgctgctcacGACCTGGCTAGCCAGCACTCACTTGGCTTCCTGCAGTTCCAGCCAGACGGTTGTGCTGGTTATGCAATTCGTCCACTTTTTCCAAATCAGAAGTCATTTTTTGTGATTCATTGCCTATCCAGATGCCAATAGTTATCCAAATTCCATCCGCTTATGTCTGTCTGCATAGGCACAGTATAATgggacagaaaaggaagaataacgataaaataattcaaatataCAGAGCAGGGGTGCACGATGGAGGAGCATCCTTAGgaagctgtccccagctgaccAGCCCGGTGGCGTCTGTTGTGTGAGCTGTTGACTCCGCACGGCGACAAACAAACAGGGAGCGGAGAGCGGCACCGGAGCCGACCCGCTGGGCGGGAGAACGGTGCACGGCGGCAGCGGGGACACGACCTGCCCGCCGGGGCGGTGCCGCCGCGCGGGGGGACGGACAGACCGCCCCGAGTCCGCCCCTTCCGTGCCGGCGGCGCGATGGAGGCCGGGGTGGCGAAGGGCACGGAGCCGGCGGCGGGCACGGAGCCGGCGGCGAGAGAGGCGGAGGCGGAGGCCGAGGCGGAGGCGGCGGTGGTGGCGGAGGCGCTGCGGCTGCTGCGGATCGAGCCCTCGGCCGCGGGCGATGCcagcgcggggcgggcgggcgaCGCGGCGGAACCGTGTTCGGTGCGTGCGGCGGGGCTCGGTGcgtgcggcggggccgggctggctGCTCGGTGTTCGgagcgccccggccccgctgagCTCGGTGCCCGCTCCCCCCGCAGAGGAACGCGCTGCGGAAGCGGCGGCGCTGGCAGCGGGTTCTCGCCGCCCGGCGCGGGAAGCGGCGGCAGGAGCGGCAGCGCCGCCGGGCACGGCGGGCAGCGGGGGACGGGCACGGCCCGGGAGCGGCGCTCGGCAGCGGCCCCGGCGGGCCCGGGCCGCCGTCCCTCCGCCGCGGGAGGGTCCCGGCCGCCCTGGCCACCGAGCGGCTGCTGCAggcgcgggcagcggggccgcggcTCTGCGTGGACCTCGGCGTGGGCGGCGGCATGAGCGAGAAGGTGCGGGGGTCCCGGGCAGGCCGCTCGGCGGTTCAGGGCTCCGGGGGCTGCTCGGGGGGGGGCGGTCCCGGACAGGCTGCTCGGGGTTTGCTCGGGGGGTCCTGGACAGGCTGCTCGGGAGGTGCTCGGGGCTCCGGGGGCTGCTCGGGGTTTGCTGGGGGGTCCCGGACAGGCTGctggggggggggtcccggaCAGGCTGCTTGGGAGGTGCTCGGGGCTCCGGGGGCTGCTCGGGAGGTGCTCGGGGCTCCGGGGGCTGCTCGGGGTTTGCTGGGGGGTCCCGGACACGCTGCCCTCCGCGTGTGCCCGTCCCCGCTGCGGGCAGCCGGAGCTCGGCGGAGCCGCCCCGGGCCTCCAGGCGCCGTGTGGCCGAGCTCGGCCCTGGGTCGCAGCCCGGCCCCGGGTCACCGTGCCGCCGTGTCCCCAGGAGAGCGGCCGCCTGGCCTCCCAGATCCGGCGGCTCTACGGGGCGAACCGCCGCGCCGCCCGGCCCTTCTGGCTGTGCCTGACCGGGTTCGCGGCCGGGACGCCCATCTACGAGCAGTGCTTCCGCATGAACGACGGCTTCGCGGGGTACCTGGTGAGGCTCTGGCCGCGGCATcggggacagcccagccccgggCTCTGCATCTTGTGTAGGACTAGTCAGTTGTTGCTGCTCTCCCTTTCTCAAAGCACCCCGAGAACTTCTGAGGAGGAGAGAATTTAATGGAGTTTTTAGGTGTGTTGATCAGTGCCTAGGACAGAGACATTGTccatttggaaaagaaaaaccctgggtCACTGGAGATGTGTAGGATGTACAGGGCCTTTAGCAGTTTGTGTCAGTGCTGGGATAGGGGGGTGTCTGTGTGATAGCAGTGGGGCTGATAGCAGTGTCTGTGTCTGGGAGGGGGCTTTGTTCTGGCAGAGGTACCTCAGGCTAACCTCGGAGATCTGTAGGAACTACAGGGCCTTTAGCAGTGTCAAAAGCATCAGTGTCAGTGCTGGGATGCCTCTGTGTCTGGGAAGGGGCTTTGATCTGGCAGAGGTACCTGAGGCTAATGGGCTGCTTCACTCTGTCTTGTGTTTTCGAGATGGATACAACTCCAGAGAGTTACCTGGACCTGTTTCCTTTGGAGGCCATTGTTTATCTCACTCCTGACTCTGAGAATGGCAAGTATTTCACTTTAGCAAAGGGAGAGCCAGGGCAAAAGGCTGACTTTTAGAAATTTCTGTTTGAGGCCATTCCATGCTTCAGGCAAGCTGTTCCTCACTGGGCTGTCTCACGTGGCATGAGCCAT
This window harbors:
- the TRMT10B gene encoding tRNA methyltransferase 10 homolog B, which codes for MEAGVAKGTEPAAGTEPAAREAEAEAEAEAAVVAEALRLLRIEPSAAGDASAGRAGDAAEPCSRNALRKRRRWQRVLAARRGKRRQERQRRRARRAAGDGHGPGAALGSGPGGPGPPSLRRGRVPAALATERLLQARAAGPRLCVDLGVGGGMSEKESGRLASQIRRLYGANRRAARPFWLCLTGFAAGTPIYEQCFRMNDGFAGYLMDTTPESYLDLFPLEAIVYLTPDSENVLEDIDPSKVYVLGGLVDESIHKQLTLRRAREQHLQTARLPIREYMVRAPNARNYHSETLAINQVFDVLSTFYETRSWPAALRAGVSSGKGYVLPDTAHQAETARSTTAAQGNALLHGEELHRQEAPA